Proteins encoded within one genomic window of Paraglaciecola psychrophila 170:
- the fadD gene encoding long-chain-fatty-acid--CoA ligase FadD, protein MEKIWLNNYDPRVPADIDPDRYSSIVDIFEQSIEKYSANVSYINMGKSITFAELDTLSRDFAAYLQNSGLKKGDAVAIMMPNLIQYPVALFGILRAGMTVVNVNPLYTPRELQHQLTDSNAKAIIIVENFACTLSEVIKDTALDIVLLTSLGDMLNPLKKVVTNLVIKHVKKMIPAYNLPHAIKFLKALKQGHSQSYQRPEVTGEDLAFLQYTGGTTGLSKGAMLTHRNIVANLEQTSTILENIVETGKELVVTALPLYHIFALQGNCLTFVKFGCPNLLITNPRDMPGFVAEMAKYPFTVITGVNTLFNGLLNTPGFADLDFSRLKFALGGGAAVQRPVAERWQKTTGLVLLEGYGLTECCPTVTVNPPQLEAYKGSIGMPVPSTDIKLVDEEGNEVPLGEPGEMLVKGPQVMKGYLNRPDATAEMIVDGWLATGDIAICDEDGYFYIVDRKKDMILVSGFNVFPNEIEEVAAMHDDIVEAAAIGVPHEVSGEIVKLVVVRKHENLSEKDVIEHCRIHLTGYKIPKKVEFTDELPKSNVGKILRRELRDK, encoded by the coding sequence ATGGAAAAAATCTGGTTGAATAATTATGACCCTAGGGTTCCTGCCGATATCGATCCTGATCGTTATTCATCTATAGTAGACATTTTTGAACAATCCATTGAAAAATATTCAGCAAATGTCAGTTACATCAATATGGGTAAAAGTATTACTTTTGCCGAGTTGGATACGCTTTCTCGTGACTTCGCAGCATATTTACAAAATTCTGGGTTAAAAAAGGGTGATGCGGTGGCAATTATGATGCCTAACCTCATTCAATACCCCGTGGCCCTTTTTGGCATACTTCGCGCAGGTATGACAGTGGTAAATGTGAATCCTCTATATACCCCCAGAGAGTTGCAACATCAATTAACAGACTCAAACGCAAAAGCAATTATTATTGTTGAAAATTTTGCCTGTACCTTGAGTGAAGTCATTAAAGATACCGCGCTAGATATCGTATTATTAACCTCACTTGGTGACATGTTAAATCCACTTAAAAAAGTCGTCACCAACCTGGTGATCAAACATGTCAAAAAAATGATCCCTGCTTATAATTTACCTCATGCGATAAAATTTTTAAAAGCGCTTAAGCAAGGCCATAGTCAATCTTATCAGCGCCCCGAGGTGACGGGCGAAGATTTAGCGTTTTTACAATATACAGGTGGCACTACAGGTTTGTCTAAAGGAGCCATGCTTACTCATAGAAATATAGTGGCAAATTTGGAGCAAACCTCCACTATCTTAGAAAATATAGTTGAGACGGGTAAAGAGTTAGTCGTCACGGCTTTACCTCTGTATCATATATTTGCTTTACAAGGTAATTGCCTGACCTTTGTTAAATTTGGTTGTCCTAATTTGTTGATCACCAACCCTCGTGATATGCCGGGCTTTGTGGCTGAGATGGCCAAGTATCCTTTCACTGTTATTACTGGTGTTAATACATTATTTAATGGATTGCTTAACACCCCCGGCTTTGCTGATTTGGACTTTAGTCGATTAAAATTTGCCTTGGGTGGTGGTGCAGCAGTTCAGAGACCAGTAGCTGAACGCTGGCAAAAAACGACCGGACTTGTTTTGCTCGAAGGTTATGGATTAACAGAATGTTGCCCAACTGTGACAGTAAACCCGCCACAACTTGAAGCCTATAAAGGCTCTATTGGTATGCCAGTTCCTTCAACCGATATAAAACTAGTAGATGAAGAAGGAAACGAAGTTCCACTAGGCGAACCGGGTGAAATGCTCGTTAAGGGGCCACAGGTGATGAAAGGTTATCTTAATCGCCCTGATGCAACTGCAGAAATGATTGTTGACGGTTGGTTAGCCACGGGTGATATAGCAATATGTGATGAAGATGGTTACTTTTATATAGTCGATCGCAAAAAAGACATGATTTTAGTTTCAGGTTTTAATGTCTTTCCAAATGAGATTGAGGAAGTTGCCGCTATGCACGATGACATCGTAGAGGCGGCCGCAATCGGAGTGCCACACGAGGTTTCTGGCGAAATTGTGAAATTAGTGGTGGTGCGTAAACATGAGAACTTATCTGAAAAAGACGTGATTGAACATTGCCGTATACACTTAACCGGTTATAAAATACCGAAAAAAGTTGAGTTCACAGACGAGCTTCCTAAAAGTAATGTTGGTAAGATACTGCGCAGAGAGTTAAGAGATAAATAG
- the rnd gene encoding ribonuclease D, whose product MQYNFITSNQELADFCHQASQVEAIAVDTEFVRTRTLYPQLGLIQIYDGKQLVLVDPLAIDDFSSLTALLTNPNVVKVLHSCSEDLETFWHAFKVMPSPIFDSQFAASIVGMGPALGYAKLVEIMLEVTVDKGESRTDWLARPLRIEQCDYAAKDVLYLFQLYPELKARVIEQDKLSWVYSEIAHLSVKKQTLLPLDSVYLTIKNNWKLSSKAVMILKKLAAWRTSTARLCDMALNFVVREENLLSIAMLQPTSKNELRSIPGVNPHEVRIHGDALLSIVADCQNVSENAYPPKVKRLNDIENYKNTAASVKKLCLEIAEKHAIPPELVGSKKQINQLLKWCWFNQDETRDMGLQPDLLSNWRRALFVHELVKIEGLNLSSELLKEIS is encoded by the coding sequence ATGCAATACAACTTTATAACCAGTAACCAAGAACTCGCAGATTTTTGTCATCAAGCCAGTCAAGTAGAAGCCATAGCAGTAGATACCGAGTTTGTTCGCACACGGACCTTGTATCCTCAACTGGGGCTAATTCAGATTTATGATGGCAAACAACTAGTTTTAGTCGATCCGTTAGCGATTGATGACTTTTCAAGTTTGACGGCATTGTTGACTAATCCTAATGTGGTCAAAGTTTTGCATTCTTGCTCTGAAGACTTAGAAACCTTTTGGCATGCGTTTAAAGTGATGCCTAGCCCGATTTTTGATAGCCAATTTGCTGCCAGCATTGTGGGTATGGGTCCTGCTTTGGGTTATGCCAAGTTAGTGGAAATAATGCTTGAAGTGACAGTTGATAAGGGCGAGTCACGAACTGATTGGTTAGCTCGACCTTTACGTATTGAGCAATGTGACTATGCGGCTAAAGATGTGTTGTATTTATTTCAGCTTTACCCGGAGCTGAAAGCTCGTGTAATAGAACAAGATAAACTATCTTGGGTGTATTCAGAAATTGCGCATCTATCAGTAAAAAAACAAACGCTCTTACCTTTAGACTCAGTGTATTTAACCATTAAAAATAATTGGAAACTATCAAGTAAAGCAGTGATGATTTTAAAAAAATTGGCTGCTTGGCGCACATCTACTGCAAGACTGTGTGATATGGCGCTAAACTTCGTAGTGCGAGAAGAAAATTTACTTTCTATTGCCATGCTGCAACCTACTAGTAAAAATGAATTACGCTCAATTCCAGGAGTGAACCCTCACGAAGTACGGATCCACGGTGATGCACTGTTATCCATTGTGGCCGATTGCCAAAACGTAAGTGAAAATGCTTACCCGCCAAAGGTAAAACGACTAAATGATATCGAAAATTATAAAAACACTGCCGCTAGCGTTAAAAAATTATGTTTAGAGATTGCTGAAAAACATGCTATTCCGCCTGAATTAGTCGGTTCCAAAAAACAAATTAATCAATTACTTAAATGGTGCTGGTTTAATCAGGATGAAACTCGAGACATGGGTCTACAACCTGATTTGTTGAGTAATTGGAGACGAGCACTTTTTGTGCATGAACTGGTTAAAATTGAAGGATTAAATTTATCGAGTGAACTGCTTAAGGAAATTTCATAA
- a CDS encoding YcgL domain-containing protein, translated as MLCAVYKSSKKQETYLYVPGRDDFSKVPEALLKTFGTPVFLMIMPLKKDRELARVDIHKLRTELKIKGFYLQLPPPTENLLKIHLQQQNVD; from the coding sequence ATGTTATGTGCGGTATATAAAAGCAGTAAAAAACAAGAAACTTATTTATATGTGCCTGGCAGGGACGACTTTTCTAAGGTGCCTGAAGCATTATTAAAAACATTTGGTACACCTGTTTTCTTAATGATAATGCCACTTAAAAAAGACCGTGAACTGGCCAGAGTAGATATTCATAAGTTGCGAACTGAGCTTAAAATAAAGGGGTTTTATTTGCAGCTGCCCCCACCAACTGAAAATTTATTGAAAATTCACCTTCAACAACAGAACGTCGACTAA
- a CDS encoding lytic murein transglycosylase codes for MAMKFNYILLSMLLLLVSQFLSAKPSFEQYLVDLKLQAIEQGYTSEFVDQVFEGVSYRKKTVTADKNQPERKLTLDKYLATRVPDWKVKKAVDLMAQHQVLLDQVEQQFGVQKRFIVALWGNESNFGNIMGKHSVINSLVTLAYDGRREAMFKKQLFAALKILQQGHVELGNFVGSWAGAMGQSQFMPTSFLDYAIDFDNDGRKDIWNNKADVFASIANFLKSEGWSNHITWGRQVSVPDDFDFSLAGLKSSSKRLLADWHGLGVRRYDGRNLPNLPIKGSLIAPDGKTGRIYLVYENFHTLMKWNRSSYFGVSVSYLSDRIKKGS; via the coding sequence ATGGCTATGAAATTTAACTATATATTGTTGTCTATGTTGTTACTTTTAGTCAGCCAATTTTTAAGTGCCAAACCTTCCTTTGAGCAGTACTTGGTTGACTTAAAGTTACAAGCCATTGAACAAGGTTACACCTCTGAGTTTGTTGACCAAGTGTTTGAAGGGGTTAGCTACCGTAAGAAAACAGTCACAGCTGACAAAAATCAACCTGAAAGAAAATTAACTTTAGATAAATATTTGGCCACACGAGTACCAGATTGGAAAGTTAAAAAAGCTGTCGATTTAATGGCGCAACACCAAGTATTATTAGACCAAGTCGAGCAACAGTTTGGTGTGCAAAAGCGTTTTATCGTGGCGTTATGGGGCAACGAGAGTAACTTTGGCAATATTATGGGTAAGCACTCAGTGATTAACTCATTAGTAACCTTGGCATATGACGGCAGGCGAGAGGCCATGTTTAAAAAACAGTTATTTGCCGCCTTAAAAATTCTACAGCAAGGCCATGTTGAGCTTGGTAATTTTGTTGGCTCATGGGCTGGAGCTATGGGGCAGAGTCAATTTATGCCTACTTCGTTTTTAGACTATGCAATAGATTTTGATAACGATGGTCGCAAAGATATATGGAATAATAAAGCTGATGTGTTCGCCTCAATTGCTAACTTCTTAAAATCTGAGGGTTGGAGTAACCACATTACATGGGGACGCCAGGTCTCAGTACCTGATGATTTTGATTTTAGTTTGGCGGGTCTTAAATCTTCATCAAAGCGATTGTTAGCTGATTGGCATGGGTTGGGGGTTAGACGTTATGATGGCCGGAATTTGCCTAACTTACCAATCAAAGGATCGCTTATTGCCCCTGACGGTAAAACTGGGCGTATTTATCTAGTCTACGAAAATTTTCATACTCTAATGAAGTGGAATCGTTCCAGTTACTTTGGTGTATCAGTGAGTTATTTGTCTGATCGTATTAAAAAAGGATCCTGA
- a CDS encoding fumarylacetoacetate hydrolase family protein, giving the protein MFEYKHIDIDGKTIDLPVGKVVCVGRNYLQHIKELDNDVPSEPLLFIKPSTALSALNRPVLIPKNLGPCHNELEVAVLINSRLCHSSIKDAEAAIWGIGLGLDLTLRDVQSALKKQGHPWERAKAFDHSCPMSQFVVKDKMGPLSSIDFSLNVNDEIRQQGNSQEMLFPILKLLVNISNTFTLLPGDIVMTGTPTGVAALSVDDQLTIELNGHFSIRTIVV; this is encoded by the coding sequence TTGTTTGAATATAAACATATTGATATTGATGGCAAAACCATTGACTTGCCAGTGGGTAAAGTGGTCTGTGTTGGCCGTAATTATCTGCAACACATAAAAGAATTAGATAATGATGTGCCCAGTGAGCCATTGTTGTTTATTAAACCTTCTACAGCATTATCTGCTTTAAATAGACCTGTTTTAATCCCTAAAAATTTAGGTCCTTGTCATAATGAGTTGGAAGTCGCTGTTTTGATTAATAGCAGACTCTGCCATTCCTCAATAAAAGATGCAGAGGCTGCAATCTGGGGCATAGGTTTAGGTTTAGATCTAACGTTAAGGGATGTACAAAGCGCATTAAAAAAGCAAGGCCACCCATGGGAACGTGCAAAAGCGTTTGACCACAGCTGTCCTATGTCGCAATTTGTGGTGAAGGACAAAATGGGACCTTTATCTAGTATAGACTTCAGTTTGAATGTGAATGATGAGATAAGGCAACAAGGCAATAGCCAAGAGATGTTGTTCCCTATATTAAAACTACTAGTAAATATTTCTAATACCTTTACTCTTCTACCTGGGGACATAGTCATGACAGGCACACCAACAGGCGTGGCGGCTTTATCAGTTGATGATCAGCTAACAATCGAATTGAATGGGCACTTTTCAATTAGGACAATTGTTGTATAA
- a CDS encoding YcgN family cysteine cluster protein, with product MDKYWETTTLENMTEKQWEGICDGCAKCCLHKFIDDDAVTEAAPTSHIQQGEKIHYTNIACGLLNTKTCACSRYAERTTLVPECVKLTKDNLQDIFFMPHSCSYRRLYEDRGLPTWHPLLNKGKKSVMHKAGMSVRGKTVADHDVDLEQFEDYIALWPMEDLD from the coding sequence ATGGATAAATATTGGGAAACCACTACCCTTGAAAATATGACTGAGAAACAGTGGGAAGGCATTTGTGATGGCTGTGCAAAATGTTGTTTACACAAGTTCATTGATGATGACGCAGTCACTGAAGCGGCGCCTACAAGCCATATTCAACAGGGTGAAAAAATTCACTACACTAATATTGCATGTGGATTACTAAACACCAAAACGTGCGCATGTTCGCGATACGCTGAGCGAACTACTTTGGTACCAGAATGTGTCAAGCTTACCAAAGACAATCTTCAAGACATCTTTTTTATGCCTCACAGTTGTAGTTATCGCAGACTTTACGAAGATAGGGGCTTACCCACTTGGCATCCATTGTTAAATAAAGGCAAAAAATCCGTAATGCATAAAGCAGGCATGTCCGTAAGGGGCAAAACTGTTGCTGACCATGACGTTGATTTAGAGCAATTTGAAGATTATATAGCACTGTGGCCGATGGAAGATTTGGATTAG
- a CDS encoding dicarboxylate/amino acid:cation symporter: protein MTTSTNVSSQKPDSQKLGLTARIFIGMITGIIIGALLQWLFDDSGDFSFNVFGLHVSTYALLIEGIFNIVGSIFIASLKMLVVPLVFVSLVCGTSSLSDPSKLGRLGGKSILLYVVTTAIAISLAVSFALLVAPGEGLNLTTESTYVAKEAPSLGQVIINMMPTNPINAMAEGNMLQIIVFAVLFGIAMAMTGDTGKRLTAVFEDLSTVIMKLVTILMNLAPYGVFVLMAKLFATIGFETIASLLKYFLLVVFVLFVHAFVSYPIILKVLSGLSPIVLFRKMRDAAIFAFSTSSSSATLPITMETAIKKLGVKRSVASFTIPLGSTINMDGTAIMQGVATVFIAQVYSVDLSLGDYMMVILTATLASIGTAGVPGVGLIMLAMVLQQVNLPVEGIALIIGVDRLLDMTRTAVNVTGDCMVACIVGKSENELDIHVYNDPDAGLKDEEVDFEHLDKNS, encoded by the coding sequence ATGACCACATCTACAAACGTGTCATCACAAAAACCCGATTCACAAAAACTCGGACTCACCGCTCGGATCTTTATCGGCATGATAACCGGAATAATTATCGGAGCTTTATTACAATGGTTGTTTGATGATAGCGGAGATTTTTCTTTTAATGTATTCGGCTTGCATGTTTCAACGTATGCACTTTTGATCGAAGGTATATTTAATATAGTGGGTAGTATCTTTATCGCCAGCTTAAAAATGTTGGTTGTACCTTTGGTGTTTGTTTCTTTGGTGTGTGGCACATCAAGTTTGTCTGATCCTTCCAAGCTCGGTCGATTAGGCGGAAAATCGATACTTTTATATGTAGTCACTACAGCCATTGCCATCAGTTTAGCCGTCTCATTTGCATTATTAGTGGCACCCGGTGAAGGCTTAAACTTAACAACCGAATCTACTTATGTAGCAAAAGAGGCCCCTTCCTTAGGTCAAGTCATCATTAATATGATGCCAACCAACCCCATCAATGCCATGGCCGAAGGCAACATGTTACAAATCATTGTGTTTGCTGTCTTATTTGGTATCGCGATGGCAATGACAGGAGATACGGGTAAAAGGCTGACCGCAGTTTTTGAAGACCTAAGTACAGTGATTATGAAACTTGTCACTATTTTAATGAATCTTGCACCATATGGTGTATTTGTTTTGATGGCCAAATTGTTTGCTACCATTGGTTTTGAAACTATTGCCAGCCTATTAAAATATTTTTTATTGGTTGTGTTTGTATTGTTCGTTCACGCGTTTGTCTCATATCCTATTATTTTAAAAGTACTCAGTGGCTTAAGCCCGATAGTCTTATTTAGAAAAATGCGTGATGCTGCCATATTTGCATTTAGCACCTCGAGCAGTAGCGCAACGTTACCGATAACCATGGAAACTGCGATTAAAAAGCTAGGGGTTAAGCGCTCTGTTGCTTCTTTTACGATCCCTCTTGGCTCTACGATTAACATGGACGGCACCGCTATTATGCAAGGTGTAGCCACGGTATTCATCGCCCAGGTTTACTCTGTAGATTTAAGCTTGGGTGATTATATGATGGTCATTCTCACTGCAACACTTGCTTCCATTGGTACTGCAGGTGTGCCAGGCGTTGGCCTTATTATGCTTGCCATGGTTTTACAGCAAGTTAACTTACCTGTTGAAGGCATAGCGCTTATTATTGGTGTGGACAGGTTGTTAGACATGACCCGAACAGCCGTTAATGTGACAGGTGACTGTATGGTGGCTTGTATCGTGGGTAAAAGTGAGAATGAATTAGATATTCATGTATACAACGACCCAGATGCAGGCTTAAAAGACGAGGAAGTCGATTTTGAACATCTAGATAAAAACAGTTAA
- a CDS encoding Ig-like domain-containing protein has translation MILRFRTLFGFLALLSLFSCGGGGSLSRDDSTNGGTIVGGTVTVTRSITLAFTDVNGQPSTSLSESNPLTLSATVTDSNGDPVTSTLITYRFQPEGLADYGNDAGTASTDANGVATIQIIVGANSGAGEIVATLSSGEEATTTFNSAGTTLIGEQPASLDLFGSSTQLASSGSDDIELIALVKDANNVLLEGVDVTFSANAGASLQLENGGSVAVTGVDGIARATLSTQNNQENRTIEVTAITATFSQILDVQVVGTQININGSSSAILNDPVPLTISLVDSDGSGIANQEVSLIAINGQLSETSLFTSSEGQITVNYSGDVSGSDTVTARALNSVFDFPIIVQEDDFSFVDEATDEEAVEVYLYTPTELTVKWLKNGSAFANGTVTLTSSRGRVDVATDITDSEGNVAFFIQSNNAGFASITATGLDAEGNEVNARTLVEFVATIADNIIVDGTPDSVAPSGQTITITSVVRDPNGNLVKGKVINFVVDDVSGGTISPNQSTTNRSGIASTVYTSNAVSSFEAVKVYATVADTPTVSNFTSLTVGDRAFDISIGTGRLIEESEQSSYSKEFSVFVTDPDSNPVPNALMTFSAPPVKFSDEGEFRKGYWSYDEDNDIWLQVITATCPNEDIDGNGILDVGEDANNNGIFDEGEDSNDDGIFDEGEDSNKDGLLTPGNVASIPSKSTTDDNGQTLINILYAKQFGAWVDVDISVDAESAGSESSESQEFSLPVAAADLVDEASPPPNSPYGISSNCNDTD, from the coding sequence ATGATTTTACGTTTTAGAACGCTGTTTGGATTTTTGGCTTTACTGAGCCTTTTTTCATGTGGAGGCGGCGGGAGCCTTTCCCGTGATGATAGTACAAACGGCGGAACTATTGTAGGTGGAACAGTTACGGTCACAAGAAGTATCACGCTGGCTTTTACTGATGTTAATGGACAGCCATCAACATCACTCAGTGAATCCAATCCTTTAACGCTCAGTGCTACTGTGACTGATTCAAATGGTGATCCAGTTACTTCTACTTTGATTACATATAGGTTCCAACCTGAAGGGTTGGCTGATTATGGCAATGATGCAGGCACCGCTTCTACTGATGCAAATGGTGTGGCAACTATTCAAATAATCGTTGGTGCAAACTCTGGCGCTGGGGAAATAGTAGCTACTCTCAGTTCAGGAGAAGAAGCAACGACTACTTTTAATTCAGCTGGAACAACACTCATAGGTGAACAACCTGCATCATTGGATTTGTTTGGCAGCTCCACTCAACTAGCCTCTAGTGGCTCCGATGATATTGAACTCATCGCTTTAGTAAAAGATGCAAATAACGTACTGCTTGAAGGGGTTGATGTGACCTTTTCCGCTAATGCTGGTGCAAGTCTGCAACTTGAAAACGGTGGAAGTGTTGCGGTAACTGGTGTTGATGGTATTGCTAGAGCTACTCTTTCTACCCAAAATAACCAAGAAAACCGTACTATTGAGGTGACCGCTATTACTGCGACTTTCTCTCAAATATTAGATGTTCAAGTTGTGGGCACACAGATAAATATCAATGGATCATCATCCGCGATTTTAAATGATCCCGTTCCTTTAACCATCAGTTTGGTAGATTCAGACGGAAGTGGTATTGCAAATCAGGAGGTTAGCCTGATTGCAATTAATGGGCAATTGAGCGAGACCAGTCTATTTACTTCTTCTGAAGGGCAAATAACGGTTAACTACAGCGGTGATGTGTCAGGGTCAGATACTGTGACTGCTAGAGCGCTAAATTCAGTATTTGATTTTCCTATAATAGTTCAAGAAGATGATTTTTCTTTTGTAGATGAAGCCACCGATGAGGAAGCAGTCGAAGTTTACCTTTATACTCCAACTGAATTGACTGTAAAGTGGTTAAAAAATGGTAGTGCGTTTGCTAATGGAACCGTCACGCTTACTTCTTCAAGAGGTCGAGTGGACGTAGCAACGGATATTACTGATAGTGAAGGTAACGTGGCATTTTTTATTCAATCTAACAATGCTGGTTTTGCTTCAATCACTGCAACAGGATTAGATGCAGAGGGCAATGAAGTGAATGCCAGAACTTTAGTGGAATTTGTCGCAACAATTGCAGATAACATTATTGTTGATGGTACTCCCGACTCTGTTGCCCCAAGCGGCCAAACCATTACTATTACTTCAGTGGTACGCGATCCAAATGGTAACCTAGTCAAAGGTAAAGTTATTAATTTTGTAGTGGATGATGTCAGTGGCGGCACCATATCACCGAATCAATCAACAACTAATAGAAGCGGCATAGCATCAACAGTTTACACCTCCAACGCAGTCAGTAGTTTTGAGGCCGTTAAAGTTTACGCAACTGTAGCTGATACTCCCACTGTCAGTAATTTTACAAGTTTGACTGTTGGCGACAGGGCTTTTGATATTTCGATTGGAACTGGACGTTTAATTGAAGAATCTGAGCAATCTTCTTACTCAAAAGAGTTCTCAGTTTTTGTGACTGATCCAGACTCAAATCCTGTACCTAATGCGCTTATGACTTTTTCTGCACCTCCAGTGAAATTTTCTGATGAGGGCGAATTTCGTAAAGGTTACTGGAGTTATGACGAAGATAACGATATTTGGTTACAAGTCATCACAGCTACCTGCCCTAATGAAGATATCGATGGTAACGGAATACTGGATGTGGGTGAAGATGCCAACAATAACGGAATATTCGACGAGGGTGAAGATTCCAATGATGACGGAATATTTGATGAGGGTGAAGATTCTAATAAGGACGGACTGCTAACACCTGGAAACGTGGCAAGTATCCCTTCTAAAAGTACCACAGATGATAACGGTCAAACCTTGATTAATATATTGTACGCGAAACAATTCGGAGCATGGGTAGACGTAGATATTTCGGTTGATGCAGAATCTGCTGGAAGTGAATCATCAGAGAGCCAAGAATTCTCTTTACCAGTTGCAGCTGCTGATTTAGTTGATGAGGCTTCTCCACCACCTAACAGTCCATATGGAATAAGTTCTAACTGTAATGACACAGATTAA
- the astB gene encoding N-succinylarginine dihydrolase, translated as MKQFEANFDGLVGPTHNYAGLSYGNVASLNNASASSSPKQAAKQGLKKMKALADLGMVQGVLAPQERPDIASLRRLGFSGTDANVLAMAAKQAPAIFQACCSASSMWTANAATVSPSADTSDGKIHFTPANLTNKYHRSLEPQVTGKILQATFANKEYFAHHAHLPDNEHFGDEGAANHTRLCSDYGKTGLEMFVYGRHAFDTSKPAPKKFPARQTLEASQAVARLHGLKDDNVVYVQQNPDLIDQGVFHNDVIAVGNQNVLFYHEQAFYQSSQAIAEIKQKFVGDDLHLICVKTEEVSVQDAIKSYLFNTQIITLANGDMAIIAPTDCKENSAVSTYLTNLVAQNTPIKHVYYHDVKESMRNGGGPACLRLRVAMTNKEHAAVNQSTLINDNQFERLNTWVDNHYRDTLHVKDLCDPQLLIESRTALDELTQLLSLGSVYPFQQ; from the coding sequence ATGAAACAATTTGAAGCCAATTTTGATGGCTTAGTAGGACCAACTCACAATTATGCTGGATTATCATACGGCAACGTAGCCTCGCTAAATAATGCTAGCGCTTCAAGCAGCCCTAAACAGGCCGCTAAGCAAGGGTTAAAGAAAATGAAGGCCCTAGCTGACCTTGGTATGGTTCAAGGTGTTCTGGCGCCACAGGAGCGCCCTGACATTGCTTCGCTTCGCAGGTTAGGCTTTAGTGGAACCGATGCCAACGTTTTAGCCATGGCAGCTAAACAAGCTCCGGCTATTTTTCAAGCCTGCTGTTCAGCATCCAGTATGTGGACAGCGAACGCCGCGACGGTTTCACCTAGTGCTGATACCAGTGATGGCAAAATTCACTTTACCCCAGCAAATTTAACCAATAAATATCATCGTTCTCTCGAACCGCAAGTCACGGGTAAAATTCTGCAAGCCACTTTTGCCAACAAAGAATATTTTGCCCATCATGCTCATTTACCCGATAACGAACATTTTGGGGATGAAGGCGCAGCTAACCACACGCGTCTTTGCAGCGATTATGGCAAAACTGGTCTAGAAATGTTTGTGTACGGACGCCATGCTTTTGATACCAGTAAACCCGCACCTAAAAAATTCCCTGCCCGTCAGACATTAGAAGCGAGTCAGGCGGTAGCTAGATTACACGGACTTAAGGATGACAATGTGGTGTATGTGCAACAAAATCCAGATTTAATCGATCAGGGTGTGTTCCACAATGATGTTATTGCGGTAGGTAATCAAAATGTATTGTTTTATCACGAACAAGCTTTCTATCAATCATCACAAGCGATAGCTGAGATAAAACAAAAATTTGTGGGTGATGACTTGCACTTAATTTGCGTAAAAACCGAAGAAGTTAGTGTGCAAGACGCCATTAAAAGTTACTTATTTAACACGCAAATTATCACCCTAGCTAATGGTGACATGGCCATTATTGCGCCGACTGACTGTAAAGAAAACTCAGCAGTATCGACCTATTTAACAAATTTAGTTGCACAAAACACACCGATCAAACATGTGTACTACCACGATGTTAAAGAGAGTATGCGTAACGGTGGCGGACCCGCTTGTTTGCGCTTAAGAGTCGCCATGACCAACAAAGAACATGCCGCAGTCAATCAAAGTACCTTAATTAACGACAATCAGTTTGAGCGCTTAAATACTTGGGTTGATAATCATTACCGCGACACTTTACATGTGAAAGATTTGTGCGATCCACAATTACTAATTGAGTCTAGAACGGCTTTGGATGAGTTGACGCAATTGTTGAGTTTAGGTTCGGTTTATCCGTTTCAGCAGTAG